In one window of Henckelia pumila isolate YLH828 chromosome 1, ASM3356847v2, whole genome shotgun sequence DNA:
- the LOC140875987 gene encoding pectinesterase inhibitor 10-like: protein MKNKFLYSHNLIMIVQILIFSSIRYNKIACYPLGASPTNPKTLGYIKKSCASTLYPNICYESLSRYESTVKSNPRTLALTALSVAFNNTNSALKFLKNMQKINPGEVGSLSECVEEVGDSVYELHRSLSRLNHSERGYNFVVQMSDVQTWVSAALTDDDTCIDDFNVSGKTKIVVRGLILRIARLASVALAFINNYAGV from the coding sequence ATGAAAAACAAATTCTTGTATTCTCACAACCTTATAATGATTGTTCAGATTCTTATATTTTCGAGTATCCGCTATAATAAGATTGCATGCTATCCCCTCGGAGCTTCTCCTACGAATCCCAAAACCCTTGGATACATAAAAAAGTCGTGTGCATCAACACTATACCCAAATATTTGTTACGAATCTCTTTCAAGATATGAATCCACAGTTAAATCCAATCCCAGAACATTAGCCCTCACCGCTCTTTCCGTGGCGTTCAACAACACGAACTCGGCCCTAAAATTCTTGAAGAATATGCAAAAAATCAATCCGGGAGAGGTTGGTTCGTTGTCTGAGTGCGTGGAGGAGGTGGGAGACTCGGTGTATGAGCTTCACAGATCCTTGAGCAGATTGAATCATAGCGAAAGGGGGTACAATTTTGTTGTTCAAATGAGTGATGTTCAAACATGGGTAAGTGCTGCTCTAACCGATGATGACACATGCATCGATGATTTTAATGTTAGTGGGAAGACGAAAATTGTGGTACGAGGATTGATTCTTAGAATTGCTCGTTTGGCCAGTGTTGCTTTGGCCTTCATCAATAATTATGCTGGAGTTTGA
- the LOC140871131 gene encoding pectinesterase inhibitor 9-like gives MAKHIIFLALLLLSSQHIPVKISAEFSLHSNLNPTQFIIEECGSTRYPALCIQCLSNYSTRIQKSPWNLAQIALSISLSRALYLSSFVSKLITGKGMKPIVYRATKDCVDNIGNAVDQLTSSIKELEGMKRPMNDQDFLWHVSNVQTWVSAALTDQTTCLGGFSGPGTDGYVKFAIRRRVSYCTQVTSNALALINRFAATHA, from the coding sequence ATGGCAAAACACATCATTTTCTTGGCACTTCTCCTCTTATCTTCACAACACATACCTGTGAAAATATCAGCAGAATTTTCTCTTCACTCAAACCTTAATCCCACACAGTTTATCATAGAAGAATGCGGATCCACTCGCTATCCGGCTCTTTGCATCCAATGCCTCTCTAATTACTCCACCAGAATCCAGAAAAGCCCCTGGAACCTAGCTCAGATCGCGCTCTCAATAAGTCTAAGTCGAGCCCTATACTTGTCTAGTTTCGTGTCCAAACTGATTACCGGAAAGGGCATGAAACCGATTGTGTACCGAGCCACAAAAGATTGCGTAGACAACATAGGCAACGCAGTCGATCAGCTCACCAGTTCAATAAAGGAGCTTGAGGGTATGAAACGTCCTATGAACGATCAGGATTTTTTATGGCACGTTAGCAACGTGCAGACGTGGGTTAGCGCGGCTCTGACCGACCAAACTACGTGCCTGGGTGGATTTTCGGGGCCTGGCACGGATGGATATGTGAAGTTTGCTATAAGGAGAAGAGTCTCGTATTGTACACAAGTTACCAGTAACGCACTTGCATTGATTAATCGCTTTGCAGCTACGCATGCATGA
- the LOC140875888 gene encoding uncharacterized protein, which produces MASSLGLGFTLAVSNPYSHFESAKFTKPRNQAAKICCIGWDPEGILGAPQPGHISRMEFKKRLDKDSDAREAFERQVREEKERRRSLRETRVIPGKTAELVEYLLDTEAREIEFEIARLRSRLDDEFFSYLKLELGKLRFAVSKTQDIEDRVIELEALQKALEEGIEAYDKLQSELVRARKSLMEILTSKDVKATLLDLVERNEVNRSLLTLLDENIANAHQANQAQAAAYMEKLRGTMLKYITV; this is translated from the exons ATGGCCTCTTCTCTTGGTCTTGGATTCACTCTCGCTGTTTCAAATCCTTATTCCCATTTCGAATCCGCGAAATTCACAAAACCCAGAAATCAAGCAGCTAAAATTTGCTGCATAGGATGG GATCCGGAAGGCATTCTGGGAGCTCCCCAACCAGGCCATATCTCTAGGATGGAGTTCAAGAAACGCCTTGACAAGGACTCCGATGCCAGAGAAGCCTTTGAACGCCAAGTCCGCGAAGAGAAAGAGCGCCGCCGATCTCTTCGGGag ACTCGGGTGATACCGGGCAAGACAGCGGAGCTGGTTGAGTATTTACTTGACACTGAAGCCCGGGAGATCGAATTTGAGATTGCAAGATTGAGGTCAAG ATTGGACGATGAGTTTTTCTCATATCTGAAACTCGAACTCGGAAAACTGAGGTTTGCTGTGTCCAAGACTCAG GATATAGAAGACAGAGTAATTGAACTCGAAGCACTTCAAAAGGCTCTGGAAGAAGGAATAG AAGCATATGATAAATTGCAATCAGAACTCGTAAGAGCAAGGAAGAGCTTAATGGAAATCTTGACATCAAAGGATGTCAAGGCTACT CTACTGGACTTGGTTGAGCGGAATGAGGTGAACAGATCTTTGTTGACGCTTCTCGACGAAAACATTGCGAATGCGCATCAGGCTAACCAG GCGCAAGCTGCAGCATACATGGAAAAGCTTCGCGGGACGATGCTCAAGTATATAACCGTATGA